Below is a genomic region from Candidatus Cloacimonadota bacterium.
TAAACCATCAAAACAAAGAGTGGGATCCGGCTCAACCTTTTTCTTCATTAGGCTCACCCTATTTTACACCAACCTTTGAGACACTACCGCCCGGGATTGCTGGAAAGCATTTATGAACAGGCTTTGTATATTGAACTGGAATCCATGGGCTTGAGAGTTCAACGCCAGGTTCCCATCAATGTTATCTATAAAGGCATGGATCTGGGGATGGGTTACAGGATGGATTTGTTGGTTGAAGGCCTTGTCTTGGTTGAGATCAAATCGGTTGATATGATTTCAAATGTTCATCTAAAACAGATTCAGACCTACTTGAAGGTTACAGGCAAACCGTTGGGATTATTGGTTAACTTTAACTCGACTGATCTTAAAGACAGTATCAAGCGCATTGTTAGCGGCCATGTAGATGACATCTGAATATAAACCAACGTATTGAAATTGCGGTAGATAACTACCCCAATGCGGTTAATGTACACGTTTCTCATTTCAATCAGTGAAATCCGTGAAATCTGTGTGATGCTCTTTTCTGCAAGAATCTCCGAGAACTATACATGAAACACAAGGTATCTCAGTACTTCCTTC
It encodes:
- a CDS encoding GxxExxY protein, with translation MLHQPLRHYRPGLLESIYEQALYIELESMGLRVQRQVPINVIYKGMDLGMGYRMDLLVEGLVLVEIKSVDMISNVHLKQIQTYLKVTGKPLGLLVNFNSTDLKDSIKRIVSGHVDDI